A single genomic interval of Gossypium raimondii isolate GPD5lz chromosome 11, ASM2569854v1, whole genome shotgun sequence harbors:
- the LOC105802421 gene encoding serine/threonine protein phosphatase 2A 57 kDa regulatory subunit B' theta isoform, with protein sequence MIKQILNRLPRKPSKSSDNREGGTSTSSSNAYTSSRNSDLASNHYANSSGASFSGFHSTNSGLNQGNKISQVVNAKLNGNTVATSFEPLPNFRDVPNSEKQNLFIRKLNICCIVFDFTDPTKNVKEKDIKRQTLLEIMDYVSSANGKFSEIVMQEIVKMVSINLFRALTSAPRENKVLLAFDLEEEEPSMDSAWPHLQVVYEFLLRFVASPETDAKLAKRYIDHSFVLRLLDLFDSEDPREREYLKTVLHRIYGKFMVHRPFIRKAINNIFYRFIFETEKHNGIAELLEILGSIINGFALPLKEEHKLFLVRALIPLHKPKCIPMYHQQLSYCITQFVEKDCKLADSVIRGLLKYWPITNSSKEVMFLGELEEVLEATQLAEFQRCMVPLFHQIGRCLSSSHFQVAERALFLWNNDHIETLIKQNRNVILPIIFPSLEKNARSHWNPAVQSLTLNVRKIFSDTDPELFEECLHKFEEDQAQENEVKSKREATWKRLEEIAAMKAASNEPVLVSPKATTRNPSC encoded by the exons ATGATCAAACAAATACTTAATAGGCTCCCTCGGAAACCATCTAAGTCGAGTGATAATCGTGAGGGAGGAACCTCTACCTCATCATCAAATGCTTACACCAGTTCAAGAAACAGCGATTTAGCGAGTAATCATTATGCAAACTCAAGCGGTGCATCGTTTTCTGGCTTTCATTCTACAAATTCTGGGCTGAATCAAGGGAATAAGATTTCTCAAGTGGTGAATGCAAAGCTGAATGGGAACACTGTTGCTACTTCTTTTGAGCCATTGCCTAATTTTAGAGATGTTCCAAATTCCGAGAAGCAGAACTTGTTTATCAGAAAATTGAACATATGTTGCATTGTGTTTGACTTCACTGACCCGACAAAAAACGTCAAAGAGAAGGATATCAAGCGGCAGACTTTGCTAGAGATCATGGATTATGTTTCATCTGCTAATGGGAAATTTTCGGAGATCGTTATGCAAGAAATTGTCAAGATGGTGTCTATAAATTTGTTTAGAGCACTTACTTCTGCACCACGTGAGAACAAGGTTCTATTAGCGTTTGATTTGGAAGAGGAGGAGCCCTCAATGGATTCTGCATGGCCTCATCTACAAGTTGtttatgaatttcttttaaggTTTGTGGCATCACCTGAGACGGATGCAAAATTGGCCAAGCGATATATCGATCATTCTTTTGTTCTAAGGTTGTTAGATCTTTTCGATTCAGAGGACCCCAGAGAAAGGGAGTACCTGAAAACTGTTCTGCATCGCATCTATGGGAAATTTATGGTCCATCGTCCGTTCATCAGGAAAGCGATCAACAACATCTTTTACCGATTCATTTTTGAAACCGAAAAACACAATGGAATCGCAGAGCTATTAGAAATACTTGGAAGTATAATCAATGGGTTCGCTTTGCCACTGAAAGAAGAACATAAGCTCTTTCTTGTTCGTGCATTGATACCACTTCACAAACCAAAGTGCATACCCATGTACCATCAGCAGTTATCTTACTGCATTACTCAGTTTGTGGAGAAAGACTGCAAGCTTGCTGATTCTGTTATTCGAGGCTTGCTAAAGTATTGGCCCATTACAAATAGCTCAAAAGAAGTCATGTTCTTGGGTGAACTGGAGGAAGTTTTAGAAGCCACACAACTTGCTGAGTTTCAACGCTGCATGGTACCCTTATTCCACCAGATAGGCCGTTGCTTGAGTAGCTCGCATTTTCAG GTGGCAGAGAGGGCTTTGTTCTTATGGAACAATGATCATATTGAAACCCTAATAAAACAGAATCGAAATGTTATACTTCCCATTATCTTCCCCTCCTTGGAAAAGAATGCTAGAAGCCACTGGAATCCAGCAGTGCAGAGCTTGACTCTAAACGTCCGCAAGATTTTCTCCGATACCGACCCTGAGCTCTTTGAGGAGTGCTTGCATAAGTTTGAGGAAGACCAAGCTCAAGAGAACGAGGTCAAATCGAAACGCGAAGCCACATGGAAACGATTAGAAGAGATTGCTGCAATGAAAGCTGCAAGTAATGAACCCGTGCTCGTCTCCCCGAAAGCAACTACTCGCAACCCGTCTTGCTAG
- the LOC105802423 gene encoding probable carboxylesterase 11 isoform X2: MPSIAVKLYSVFFKFLLKHRLQNRIQTHVDESSNQYGVTTRPEESVSAANPSFTDGIATKDIHIDPSTALSVRIFLPESSLSPPEPKSKPGSSQQDESDSLNHRRNSYPNIGARTNDSRRSSLEGSKLRSDNNVYRGYSPLPQNCRRLPIMLQFHGGGWVSGSNDSVANDIFCRRIAKLCDVIIVAVGYRLAPENKYPAAFEDGLKVLYWLAKQANLAECSKSMGSGALGVGAEFTKTQVQRHLVDAFGASMVEPWLAAHGDPSRCVLLGVSCGANIADYVARKAVEAGRLLDPVKVVAQVLMYPFFIGNVPTRSEINLANSYFYDKPMCLLAWKLFLPEEEFRLDHPAANPLVPDRGPPLKFMPPTLTVVAEHDWMRDRAIAYSEALRKAQACAEDIAIWVKKYISLRGHEFSY, from the exons ATGCCAAGCATAGCTGTAAAATTATACAGTGTATTCTTCAAGTTCCTCTTGAAGCACCGTTTGCAGAATCGTATCCAAACCCATGTCGACGAATCATCAAACCAGTACGGTGTCACGACCCGACCCGAAGAATCCGTTTCCGCCGCTAACCCTTCTTTCACTGACGGTATCGCCACTAAAGACATCCACATCGACCCTTCCACGGCCCTTTCGGTTCGGATCTTCCTCCCTGAATCGTCCCTTTCCCCACCCGAGCCCAAATCCAAGCCCGGATCATCTCAACAGGATGAGTCCGACTCCCTTAATCACCGTAGGAATAGTTATCCTAATATCGGAGCCCGGACTAATGATTCTAGAAGGAGCAGTCTTGAAGGGTCGAAGTTAAGATCCGACAATAATGTCTACCGAGGTTATTCACCATTACCTCAAAATTGTCGAAGATTGCCGATAATGTTACAGTTCCACGGCGGCGGTTGGGTGAGTGGGAGTAATGACTCGGTAGCTAACGATATATTTTGTCGGAGGATAGCGAAACTGTGCGATGTTATAATCGTGGCGGTCGGTTACAGGTTGGCGCCGGAGAATAAGTATCCGGCGGCTTTTGAGGATGGATTGAAGGTGTTGTATTGGTTAGCAAAGCAAGCGAATTTAGCTGAGTGTAGTAAGTCTATGGGGAGTGGGGCGCTTGGGGTTGGAGCAGAGTTTACCAAGACTCAAGTTCAGAGACATCTTGTGGATGCTTTTGGGGCTTCTATGGTTGAGCCATGGTTGGCTGCTCATGGAGATCCATCAAG ATGTGTTCTGCTTGGAGTGAGTTGTGGAGCTAACATTGCGGATTATGTGGCACGCAAAGCCGTCGAGGCTGGAAGGCTTCTGGATCCTGTCAAGGTTGTAGCACAGGTCTTAATGTACCCATTCTTCATAGGAAATGTTCCGACACGGTCCGAAATAAATTTGGCAAACTCCTACTTCTATGACAAGCCAATGTGCTTACTTGCATGGAAACTCTTTCTCCCCGAGGAAGAGTTCAGACTCGACCACCCCGCTGCCAATCCACTCGTCCCAGACAGGGGCCCCCCTTTGAAGTTCATGCCCCCGACACTAACGGTTGTAGCGGAACATGACTGGATGAGAGACCGGGCTATTGCTTACTCAGAGGCTCTTCGCAAG GCTCAGGCCTGTGCCGAGGACATTGCCATCTGGGTTAAGAAGTACATCTCATTGCGAGGTCATGAGTTCTCGTATTAG
- the LOC105802423 gene encoding probable carboxylesterase 11 isoform X1, whose translation MPSIAVKLYSVFFKFLLKHRLQNRIQTHVDESSNQYGVTTRPEESVSAANPSFTDGIATKDIHIDPSTALSVRIFLPESSLSPPEPKSKPGSSQQDESDSLNHRRNSYPNIGARTNDSRRSSLEGSKLRSDNNVYRGYSPLPQNCRRLPIMLQFHGGGWVSGSNDSVANDIFCRRIAKLCDVIIVAVGYRLAPENKYPAAFEDGLKVLYWLAKQANLAECSKSMGSGALGVGAEFTKTQVQRHLVDAFGASMVEPWLAAHGDPSRCVLLGVSCGANIADYVARKAVEAGRLLDPVKVVAQVLMYPFFIGNVPTRSEINLANSYFYDKPMCLLAWKLFLPEEEFRLDHPAANPLVPDRGPPLKFMPPTLTVVAEHDWMRDRAIAYSEALRKVNVDAPVLEYKDAVHEFATLDMLLNTPQAQACAEDIAIWVKKYISLRGHEFSY comes from the exons ATGCCAAGCATAGCTGTAAAATTATACAGTGTATTCTTCAAGTTCCTCTTGAAGCACCGTTTGCAGAATCGTATCCAAACCCATGTCGACGAATCATCAAACCAGTACGGTGTCACGACCCGACCCGAAGAATCCGTTTCCGCCGCTAACCCTTCTTTCACTGACGGTATCGCCACTAAAGACATCCACATCGACCCTTCCACGGCCCTTTCGGTTCGGATCTTCCTCCCTGAATCGTCCCTTTCCCCACCCGAGCCCAAATCCAAGCCCGGATCATCTCAACAGGATGAGTCCGACTCCCTTAATCACCGTAGGAATAGTTATCCTAATATCGGAGCCCGGACTAATGATTCTAGAAGGAGCAGTCTTGAAGGGTCGAAGTTAAGATCCGACAATAATGTCTACCGAGGTTATTCACCATTACCTCAAAATTGTCGAAGATTGCCGATAATGTTACAGTTCCACGGCGGCGGTTGGGTGAGTGGGAGTAATGACTCGGTAGCTAACGATATATTTTGTCGGAGGATAGCGAAACTGTGCGATGTTATAATCGTGGCGGTCGGTTACAGGTTGGCGCCGGAGAATAAGTATCCGGCGGCTTTTGAGGATGGATTGAAGGTGTTGTATTGGTTAGCAAAGCAAGCGAATTTAGCTGAGTGTAGTAAGTCTATGGGGAGTGGGGCGCTTGGGGTTGGAGCAGAGTTTACCAAGACTCAAGTTCAGAGACATCTTGTGGATGCTTTTGGGGCTTCTATGGTTGAGCCATGGTTGGCTGCTCATGGAGATCCATCAAG ATGTGTTCTGCTTGGAGTGAGTTGTGGAGCTAACATTGCGGATTATGTGGCACGCAAAGCCGTCGAGGCTGGAAGGCTTCTGGATCCTGTCAAGGTTGTAGCACAGGTCTTAATGTACCCATTCTTCATAGGAAATGTTCCGACACGGTCCGAAATAAATTTGGCAAACTCCTACTTCTATGACAAGCCAATGTGCTTACTTGCATGGAAACTCTTTCTCCCCGAGGAAGAGTTCAGACTCGACCACCCCGCTGCCAATCCACTCGTCCCAGACAGGGGCCCCCCTTTGAAGTTCATGCCCCCGACACTAACGGTTGTAGCGGAACATGACTGGATGAGAGACCGGGCTATTGCTTACTCAGAGGCTCTTCGCAAGGTAAATGTCGATGCACCTGTTCTCGAGTATAAAGATGCAGTTCATGAATTTGCAACCCTTGACATGCTTCTAAATACACCTCAGGCTCAGGCCTGTGCCGAGGACATTGCCATCTGGGTTAAGAAGTACATCTCATTGCGAGGTCATGAGTTCTCGTATTAG
- the LOC105802424 gene encoding uncharacterized protein LOC105802424 — protein sequence MKKKIHNKCKEESVEQRIDVKAERNTEVNEPLEQTPDVSCSSPSPALQCMDKLREELSCAICLDICYEPSTTPCGHSFCKKCLRSAADKCGKRCPKCRQIISNGRSCTVNTVLWNTIQLLFPNEVSEARKSAAGALNSQEVERGSPESGRRSNRRARSVRPPMVISTRDAALAFRQQSEDLSRLVSTRTRRGTPSQSEDVALALRLQREQSMESFRRIRQQTRIPTPLSLARANLRAMASRAINIHR from the exons atgaagaagaaaattcacaaCAAG TGTAAGGAGGAGTCAGTGGAACAAAGAATTGATGTGAAAGCTGAGAGGAACACAGAAGTAAATGAACCATTAGAACAGACCCCTGATGTTTCTTGCTCCAGTCCAAGTCCAGCTCTTCAGTGTATGGATAAACTTAGAGAAGAGCTTTCTTGTGCT ATTTGTTTGGATATCTGCTATGAACCAAGTACCACTCCTTGTGGACACAG TTTCTGTAAGAAATGTTTGAGATCCGCTGCAGATAAATGTGGGAAAAGATGCCCAAAATGCAGGCAGATAATAAG CAATGGAAGATCTTGCACTGTGAACACAGTTCTTTGGAATACAATACAGCTTTTGTTTCCCAACGAGGTTTCTGAAGCAAGGAAGTCTGCTGCCGGAGCCTTAAATAGTCAGGAAGTTGAGCGTGGAAGTCCGGAGAGTGGAAGGCGAAGTAACAGAAGGGCACGAAGTGTTAGACCTCCAATGGTCATCTCTACCAGAGATGCAGCTTTGGCTTTTAGGCAGCAGAGTGAGGATCTTTCGCGGTTAGTAAGCACGAGGACAAGAAGAGGGACACCAAGCCAAAGTGAGGATGTTGCATTAGCTTTAAGGTTGCAAAGAGAACAATCCATGGAGTCTTTTCGGCGGATTCGTCAGCAAACAAGAATCCCAACCCCTCTTTCTTTAGCTAGAGCAAATTTGAGAGCAATGGCTTCTCGAGCCATTAACATTCATAGGTGA